The Chlamydia sp. 04-14 DNA segment AATTTTCATTTACTTCACTTGCATCTACGCCAAGCTGGTCAACAATAATTAACTTTACATCATCTTCTAAACTCATTGCTATATCCTTATATTTTATCTACACAATTATCTAAAATTTCCTGAAAAAGAGAAGAACAACTAGTATCACAAAAATCCAATTTTTCAATCTAGAGTGTTTGTAATCTATTTAGTATGTCATGCCTCCATCAACACTCAATACCTGAGAAGTGATATAAGAAGATAAGGGTGAAGCGAGAAATAGTGCAACATTAGCAATTTCTTCTGGGAAACCCATTCTCCCCATAGGAACATTTTTTAACCACTCTGTTTTTAAATTATCATTTAACACTTTAGTCATGTCGGTATCAATACATCCTGGGGCTATACAGTTGACTCGAATATTTCTCGCGGCAACTTCCTTAGCTAAAGCCCTACTAAATCCTATAATACCTGCCTTTGCAGCTGCATAGTTAGTCTGTCCAGGACTACCCATTAAACCAACAACAGAACTAATATTGATTATGGATCCAGAACGAGCTTTAATCATAGGACGAATTACACTTGAACACACGTAGTACAGGGAACTTAAATTCGTATTAATGACAGCAGACCACTCTTCTTCAGACATACGCATTAAAAGATTGTCTCGAGTAATCCCTGCATTATTTACTAAAATATCAATGCTACCATGTGCTGCAATAAAATTCTGGACAGCATCTTTTACAGATTGATTATTACTAACGTCAACTTTAGCAAAGGTTGCTGATTTCCCTATTTTAGACAATTCTTCAGCAGCTTGCTTACCACCTTCAACATTTACTCCCCATATTTCAACATCAGCACCTTGCTCAACAAAAAGCTTGGCTATGGCAAATCCTATACCTCTAGATCCTCCCGTAACGATCGCTTTTTTCCCCAACAATAGATTATTCATATATCTATAGCTCCACTAAAAAATTATTGATGCTTTCTACTGTGCCTAAACTTTTAATGGGTTTACTCAACCCTATAGAACGATTCAAGCCTGCGAGAACCTTACCTGGGCCTATTTCTAAAAATTCATCAACTTCTAAATCCATCTTAGAACAGCTTTGATACCATAATGTTGGGGAAGTCATTTGCTTCACTAAACACTGACGAATTTGATCATTACTTATTAAAAAATCTGCTACCACGTTAGATACGAAAGGCACCTCAGAACTATGCATATCTAAATTATACAAATGAGGAGCCAATGCGTCTTCTGCTGTCTGCATTAACGGCGTGTGAAAAGCACCGAATACTTTTAACAAAATTGCTCTTTTTGCTCCTAAATCCGTAAATAACTTCACAGCCTCTTCTATTTTTTCTCGCAAACCACCGACCACAAGCTGTTTAGGAGCATTGTAGTTGGCGATCCAAATGCCCTCCCCTAAACTTTCTAGATTTTGCTGAACAATATCCATAGTTAAGCCCAGAATTGCTGCCATAGCTCCGGGGCTTTGTTGACAAGCTTGATTCATAAACTGCGCGCGTTTACTAATGATATTAAAACCGTCAATCATAGAAATACGTCCAGAAGCAACTAGAGCAGTATATTCTCCTAGACTTAGCCCAGAAACTACAGAAGGTGTTATAGAAGTTCTTGAAGATAGAATTTTTAGTACTGCCAAACTATGTAAATATATAGCTAATTGACTGTAGGCTGTTTCAAGTAATTTTTCTTCGGGGCCGTCGAACATAATTGAAGATAAAGAAAAACCTAATGTCTCGTCAGCTAAAGCAAATACTTCAGCAGCTTCTGGATAATGTTCGACTAAATCTTTACCCATACCAACATATTGGCTCCCTTGGCCTGGGAATAAGAATCCTATTTTTTTCGCCATGAATCAACCCTCTACTTGCTGTAAAACAACTGCTCCCCAAGACAATCCACCTCCAAAAGCAACTAGAAGTAGATATTCTCCAGAATTAATTACATGTGATTGCAACAATTCATCCAGAGCTATGCATACAGAAGAGGCTGCCGTATTTCCATACTTTGATAAAGTCTTAAACACTTTATTATCATCTATTTCAAAACGCTTGGCTATAGCATCAATAATTCTTGCATTAGCTTGATGTGGAACTAACCAGTCTATGTCGCCTTCTTCTAAACCTGCCTCGGCTATACATATTTTAGCCGCGGATTCCATGCGTCGCACTGCATGCTTAAACACCTCTTTGCCTTCCATGGAAATAAAATGCTTGCCTTCTGTTACAGTCTCTATGGAAGCGGGAACACGGCTCCCTCCAGCAGGCAAACTTAATAAATCCGCAACACTTCCGTCAGCTCCTAAATTCACATTAGTAATTTCTAAAGCTCCCGGACGACTTTCTCCAATAACACAAGCAGAACCTCCATCACCAAAAAGCACGCAAGTATTTCTGTCTTCATAATTTACAAAAGAAGAAAGTTTGTCTGCTGCAATAAGCAAAACGTTACTGTACGTTCCGGATTCAATAAAGGCCTTAGCTACTGATAAACCGTATAAATAACCAGTACAAGCAGCCATACAATCAAATGCGGGAATTTCTTTTATTCCCAAATACGCTTGAGCTAATGCTGCACTGGACGGGAAAATATGATCAGGAGCTGAGGTGGAAAAAATAATGCATTCTATTTGATCTTTAGTGAGACCAGATTTCTGAATCGCTTTCTCTGCTGCTTTAGCTCCCATAATTGATGTATATTCACCAACTGCAGCAATACGTCTTTCTTTGATCCCGGTTCTTGTTACTATCCATTCATCAGAAGTATCTACCATCTGTTCAAGATCAGAATTAGATAGGATTTTTTCGGGTAGATAAGAACCCGTAGCCCAAATAGATGCCTTTCTTGTTTTTTTCACACACAACCATAAATAAAGAAAAAAGCTAGTATACTATTCAAAGAGTTTATACCCTAACTTTTATTTTAGGTATTTAAGTCCCTTCTGAACCCCTAAGACGAAACAAAAAAATATAGATAGTTCCAAAATGCTAAAGTATCCAGATTATTTATCCAAATTAATCTCTTTTCTTAGAAAACTTCCAGGAATAGGGTTCAAGACTGCGGAAAAATTAGCCTTCGAATTACTAGATTGGGATCAGGAGCAATTAGAAGCTATGGGTCAAGCTTTTTCCGAAGTATCTTCGGAACGGAGTCAGTGTTCTACCTGTTTTTCCTTAAAAAATTTTCCAGAAAGCAAGTGTGAGTTTTGTGAAACCAATCGCGACACCTCTAAATTATGCATTGTAGCAACTCCTAAAGATATCTTTTCTTTGGAACGTTCTCAAATTTTTAAAGGTCACTATTATGTCTTAGGAGCGTTATTATCCCCAATAACAGGAAAGAATATCGATAAAGCAAGAATGGATTTATTAAAACAACGTATAGAGTTTCTAAAACCAAAAGAAATTATTATAGCCTTAGACGCCACTCTAGAAGGAGACGCTACCGCTCTTTTTTTAAAACAAGAACTTGATTATTCCTCAACCTCTATTTCTCGTTTAGCTTTAGGCTTGCCAATAGGACTATCTTTTGATTATATAGACTCGGGGACTCTTGCCAGAGCATTTTCTGGAAGAAACCCATATTAAACTTGAAATAAAATTTTTCTATTTTTAAATTTTTTTGACTATAAAAACATAAGTATCTTTAGAAGCACTGTAAATATTCAAGATAGTAAGATCTTGTTAAAAAACATCCTAGTCCTTATTTTTGTGCTTACTTCAATAAACAAGTTTTTCTGTCCTAGGGGAAATTCTTTCGAATGTTCATGATGCGAAATAAAGTTATTCTGCGGTTTACTGTTTTGGCGCTAATCCAAGCCCCATTGGCTCTAGTGGCTACAGAAACAGTTAAGGAAGGATATACATTAGTTGAATCTATTACGATTACAACTGAAGGTGAAAATTCTTTAAACAAACATCCACTACCAAAATTAAAGACAAAAAGTGGTGCTTTGTTTTCTCAAGCAGACTTTGACGAAGATTTACGAAACCTTTCTAAGGACTATGATAGAGTAGAGCCAAAAGTTGATTTTTCCAATGGAAAGACTACCATCTCTTTAGTTCTTGTTGCCAAACCTTGCATTCGGAAGATTTGCATTACAGGAAACGAGGCTGTACCTAATCATAAGATCCTTAAAACTCTACAAATTTACGAAAACGATGTATTTGATAGAGAAAAGTTCTTAAAAAATTTTGATGAACTTAGAGTTTACTATCTCAAACGTGGCTATTTTGAGTCTAATCTATGCTATGACTTAGATCATAATGAACATTGTGGCTACATTGACATCACTGTTCGAATTCAAGAAGGCCCTTGTGGTAAAATTAAAAAATTAGAAATCTGCGGTCTTAATAGATGTGAAAAGGCTGATGTCAAAGAACTCATCCTTACTAAGCAGTATTCAAAAACCACTAGTTGGTTTACAGGAAGTGGTCTATACCACCCAGATGTTGTTGAACAAGATTCATTTGCAATTACTAATTATTTACATAATTTAGGTTACGCAGACGCAACGGTTACTCCAAAACGTGAAGTTGATGAATGCGGAAATATCATACTTTACATGGATGTAGATAAAGGCCCCCTTTATACTTTAGGGCATGTCCATATTGGAGGATTCAACCTATTACCTAAACGACTTGTCGAAAAACAACTATCTGCAGGTCCTAATGATATTTACTGCCCCGAAAATATATGGGACGGTGCTCAGAAAATTAAGAATATCTATGCTAAATATGGATACATCAATACTAACGTTGATGTAACTTTTTCTCCTCATGCATCACGTTCTGTTTATGACGTAACTTACCAAGTAAGTGAAGGATCTCCTTATAAAGTTGGTTTAATCAAAATTACAGGAAACACTCATACAAAACACGATGTTATCCTACATGAAAGCAGCCTATTTCCAGGAGATACTTTCAATAGATTAAAACTTGAAGATACTGAACAACGTTTAAGAAACACGGGTTATTTCCAAAGTGTTAGTGTTTATACGGTACGCTCTCAATTAGATCCGTTGGATAATTCTGAAGAATATCGTGATATCTTCATAGATGTTAAAGAAACAACAACAGGAAACTTAGGACTATTTCTAGGATTTAGTTCCCTAGACAATTTGTTTGGAGGGGTTGAATTATCTGAAAGTAATTTTGACCTTCTGGGTATTAGACATCTATTCTCTAAAGGCTTTAAATGCTTAAGAGGTGGAGGCGAATATCTATTTCTAAAAGCTAACTTTGGGGACAAGGTTACTGACTATACTGTTAAATGGACTAAGCCCCACTTTTTAAATACGCCATGGATTCTAGGTGTTGAGCTTGACAAATCTATCAACAGGGCCCTGTCTAAGGATTATTCTGTTGAGACTTATGGTGGAAATGTCAGCACCACATACATACTGAATCAACAATTAAAATATGGAATCTACTATCGAGGCACTCAGACTAGCCTACATAAAAAGAAAAGAAACCAGGCAGGACCTGATCTCGCTGCCAATAAAGGTTTCGTATCCGCTGCTGGTGTAAATTTAAATTACGATTCTGTAAATAATCCTAGAAATCCCACTACAGGAATACGCAGTGGTATAAACTTTGAAGTTTCTGGTCTTGGTGGTACATATCATTTTACAAAGCTCTCCATAAACAGTTCGATATACCGAAAATTGACAAGAAAAGGTGTATTGAAAATTAAAGGAGAAGCCCAATTTCTTAAACCGTTTGGCGATACAACTCTAGATGGTATTCCTATTAGTGAACGTTTCTTCTTAGGTGGAGAAACTACGGTTCGTGGATATAAGCCATTTATCATTGGTCCTAAGTTCTCTCCTACAGAACCTCAGGGGGGTCTATCCTCTCTCCTACTTACTGAAGAGTTCCAATATCCTTTGATCAATCAGCCTAACGTTAGTGCTTTTGTTTTCCTAGACTCAGGATTTATTGGACTTAAAGAATACACTATCCGATTAAAAGATCTTTGTGGTAGTGCAGGATTTGGTCTACGCTTCGACGTAATGAACAACGTGCCTGTTATGTTAGGTTTTGGTTGGCCATTCCGTCCTACAGAAGTATTTGAAGGTGAAAAGATCGATGTTTCACAACGTTTCTTCTTTGCTTTAGGAGGCGTCTTCTAAATATAGCTAAGCAGAAAGTAGAAGAAACTCTAAATCTTTGGTTGTCTTCAGAGAGAGCTTTTGCTAATCTAAAGCTCTTCATCTCTTAGATCTTTATAAAGGTTAATATGAAAAAATCATTACGCTCTGTTTTTCTAGCTTTACTAACTTTAGCAGGTACACAACAAGTTTTTGCTGACAACGACTCTCTTGAAGGTAATTTAGGTGTCGTTAGCTTAAAACGTTGTTTAGAAGAATCTGCTTTTGGAAAAAAAGAAACGGAAGAACTTGAAAATATGAAGCAACAGTTCTCAAAGAATTCTGAGAAAATGGAAGAAGAACTGACAGCACTTTATAATAAATTACAAGACGAAGACTACATGGAGAGCCTTTCTTCCTCAGCTGCTGACGAGCTTAGGAAAAAGTTTGAAAGCCTCTCTGCAGAATATAATGCTTTACAGTCTCAATATTACCAAATGTTGAACCAAAGCAATATGAAAAGAGTGCAGAAATTGATACAAGAAGTAAAAAAAGCTTCTGAAATAGTACGCATACAGGAAGGTTTACTAGCTATTTTTAATGATGAAGTAGTCCTATCCATTGCTTCTAGTGCCGATAAAACTAATGAGATTATCAAAATTCTTGATGAATCTTTCAAAAATAATTAAGATACCTCAAGAACCAAGGAGTTTTGTATGCCTCAGGAACAGGTCTATACTCTTCAACAGTTAGCGGACTTATTAAAAGTTGAAGTTCAAGGAAATACAGAAACTCCTATTTCTGGTGTCGAAGAAATAAGTGAAGCTCAAGCTCATCACGTTACTTTTTTAGATAATGAGAAGTACTCTCGTTTTATAAAAATTACCGAAGCTGGAGCTATTATTCTATCAAAAGCTCAAGCACAAAAGTATGGGCATTTAAATAAGAATTTTCTTGTAGTCTCCGAGTTCCCATCAATAGCTTTCCAAAAATGTATAGAGCTATTCATTCCTCCTGTTGAATCAGGATTCCCTGGAATTCACCCTACAGCTGTTATTCACCCTACAGCATATATCGGCAAAGATGTCTGTATAGAACCCTATGCTGTTATATGCCAACATGCTTATATTGGAGATTCTTCACACATTGGAGCAGGGAGTGTTATAGGAGCATATTCAACTCTTGGGGAAAGTTGTCTTGTTCATCCTAAGGTAGTTATCCGTGAACGCATTGAAATAGGTAAAAGGGTCATTATTCAACCTGGAGCTATTATCGGATCGTGCGGTTTTGGTTATATAACTAATGCATTTGGTCGTCATAAGCATTTAAAGCACCTTGGCAAGGTAATTATCGAAGATGATGTTGAAATAGGAGCGAACACTACAGTAGATAGAGGTC contains these protein-coding regions:
- the fabG gene encoding 3-oxoacyl-ACP reductase FabG, producing MNNLLLGKKAIVTGGSRGIGFAIAKLFVEQGADVEIWGVNVEGGKQAAEELSKIGKSATFAKVDVSNNQSVKDAVQNFIAAHGSIDILVNNAGITRDNLLMRMSEEEWSAVINTNLSSLYYVCSSVIRPMIKARSGSIINISSVVGLMGSPGQTNYAAAKAGIIGFSRALAKEVAARNIRVNCIAPGCIDTDMTKVLNDNLKTEWLKNVPMGRMGFPEEIANVALFLASPLSSYITSQVLSVDGGMTY
- the fabD gene encoding ACP S-malonyltransferase, which encodes MAKKIGFLFPGQGSQYVGMGKDLVEHYPEAAEVFALADETLGFSLSSIMFDGPEEKLLETAYSQLAIYLHSLAVLKILSSRTSITPSVVSGLSLGEYTALVASGRISMIDGFNIISKRAQFMNQACQQSPGAMAAILGLTMDIVQQNLESLGEGIWIANYNAPKQLVVGGLREKIEEAVKLFTDLGAKRAILLKVFGAFHTPLMQTAEDALAPHLYNLDMHSSEVPFVSNVVADFLISNDQIRQCLVKQMTSPTLWYQSCSKMDLEVDEFLEIGPGKVLAGLNRSIGLSKPIKSLGTVESINNFLVEL
- a CDS encoding beta-ketoacyl-ACP synthase III translates to MKKTRKASIWATGSYLPEKILSNSDLEQMVDTSDEWIVTRTGIKERRIAAVGEYTSIMGAKAAEKAIQKSGLTKDQIECIIFSTSAPDHIFPSSAALAQAYLGIKEIPAFDCMAACTGYLYGLSVAKAFIESGTYSNVLLIAADKLSSFVNYEDRNTCVLFGDGGSACVIGESRPGALEITNVNLGADGSVADLLSLPAGGSRVPASIETVTEGKHFISMEGKEVFKHAVRRMESAAKICIAEAGLEEGDIDWLVPHQANARIIDAIAKRFEIDDNKVFKTLSKYGNTAASSVCIALDELLQSHVINSGEYLLLVAFGGGLSWGAVVLQQVEG
- the recR gene encoding recombination mediator RecR; its protein translation is MLKYPDYLSKLISFLRKLPGIGFKTAEKLAFELLDWDQEQLEAMGQAFSEVSSERSQCSTCFSLKNFPESKCEFCETNRDTSKLCIVATPKDIFSLERSQIFKGHYYVLGALLSPITGKNIDKARMDLLKQRIEFLKPKEIIIALDATLEGDATALFLKQELDYSSTSISRLALGLPIGLSFDYIDSGTLARAFSGRNPY
- the bamA gene encoding outer membrane protein assembly factor BamA → MFMMRNKVILRFTVLALIQAPLALVATETVKEGYTLVESITITTEGENSLNKHPLPKLKTKSGALFSQADFDEDLRNLSKDYDRVEPKVDFSNGKTTISLVLVAKPCIRKICITGNEAVPNHKILKTLQIYENDVFDREKFLKNFDELRVYYLKRGYFESNLCYDLDHNEHCGYIDITVRIQEGPCGKIKKLEICGLNRCEKADVKELILTKQYSKTTSWFTGSGLYHPDVVEQDSFAITNYLHNLGYADATVTPKREVDECGNIILYMDVDKGPLYTLGHVHIGGFNLLPKRLVEKQLSAGPNDIYCPENIWDGAQKIKNIYAKYGYINTNVDVTFSPHASRSVYDVTYQVSEGSPYKVGLIKITGNTHTKHDVILHESSLFPGDTFNRLKLEDTEQRLRNTGYFQSVSVYTVRSQLDPLDNSEEYRDIFIDVKETTTGNLGLFLGFSSLDNLFGGVELSESNFDLLGIRHLFSKGFKCLRGGGEYLFLKANFGDKVTDYTVKWTKPHFLNTPWILGVELDKSINRALSKDYSVETYGGNVSTTYILNQQLKYGIYYRGTQTSLHKKKRNQAGPDLAANKGFVSAAGVNLNYDSVNNPRNPTTGIRSGINFEVSGLGGTYHFTKLSINSSIYRKLTRKGVLKIKGEAQFLKPFGDTTLDGIPISERFFLGGETTVRGYKPFIIGPKFSPTEPQGGLSSLLLTEEFQYPLINQPNVSAFVFLDSGFIGLKEYTIRLKDLCGSAGFGLRFDVMNNVPVMLGFGWPFRPTEVFEGEKIDVSQRFFFALGGVF
- a CDS encoding OmpH family outer membrane protein, encoding MKKSLRSVFLALLTLAGTQQVFADNDSLEGNLGVVSLKRCLEESAFGKKETEELENMKQQFSKNSEKMEEELTALYNKLQDEDYMESLSSSAADELRKKFESLSAEYNALQSQYYQMLNQSNMKRVQKLIQEVKKASEIVRIQEGLLAIFNDEVVLSIASSADKTNEIIKILDESFKNN
- the lpxD gene encoding UDP-3-O-(3-hydroxymyristoyl)glucosamine N-acyltransferase yields the protein MPQEQVYTLQQLADLLKVEVQGNTETPISGVEEISEAQAHHVTFLDNEKYSRFIKITEAGAIILSKAQAQKYGHLNKNFLVVSEFPSIAFQKCIELFIPPVESGFPGIHPTAVIHPTAYIGKDVCIEPYAVICQHAYIGDSSHIGAGSVIGAYSTLGESCLVHPKVVIRERIEIGKRVIIQPGAIIGSCGFGYITNAFGRHKHLKHLGKVIIEDDVEIGANTTVDRGRFKNSIIREGTKIDNQVQVAHHVEIGKHSMIVAQAGIAGSTKIGNHVIIGGQTGITGHISITDHVIMMAQTGVTKSISSPGIYGGAPARPYQEIHRQVAKIRGLPKLEERLGMLEEKIKGLSASSEEAQIIPS